One Lycium barbarum isolate Lr01 chromosome 5, ASM1917538v2, whole genome shotgun sequence genomic window carries:
- the LOC132639442 gene encoding uncharacterized protein LOC132639442: protein MDRGTPEHRYACLPAYSYMVENLNSSYRICICLDDADRLKYYFVAYGACIRGYKHMRKVIVVDSTHLYDKYEDVLLSAVALDTENHIHPIAFCVVERECDESWTYFFEKLSYIIIDEPDLCIIFDWHRSIANAKAYGYQEFNEQFQQLRDKCIEAANCLEFDIRFDKWRKAYFPANRYDVLTTNIAESLNSMLRDEREYPITGLFTSISRRFTQIFRQRRAYISCSINLFVPSAEKTLRKKMNEGDSLCIHNINRDANEFTIVGSGLTTKVNLLNKTCTCREYDLVKLPCARAMASLRLKYGPDYGSSIYEYSSPMYKVQSYVLAFGETTNVVPPASELKVLEKYAKMYIPPPTYDPKLGRKRVKRIPGIAESFKSNGSSKGKRNKCSICNGDGHKKTTCRYLREHPT from the exons ATGGATAGGGGGACACCGGAGCACAGGTATGCTTGCTTACCGGCTTATTCATACATGGTTGAAAATCTAAATTCAAGTTACAGAATTTGCATTTGTCTTGATGATGCGGACAGGCTCAAATATTACTTCGTAGCTTATGGAGCTTGCATTCGAGGATATAAACACATGCGAAAGGTTATTGTCGTTGACAGCACACATTTATACGACAAGTATGAGGATGTTTTGTTGTCCGCCGTCGCACTGGATACTGAGAACCATATCCATCCAATTGCTTTTTGTGTGGTGGAAAGGGAGTGTGATGAATCTTGGACCTACTTCTTCGAGAAGCTGAGCTATATAATCATTGATGAACCAGACTTGTGCATCATCTTTGATTGGCACAGGAGCATAGCCAATG CAAAGGCATATGGTTACCAGGAGTTCAATGAACAATTTCAGCAATTAAGGGATAAATGCATCGAAGCAGCTAATTGCCTCGAGTTTGATATTAGATTTGACAAGTGGCGCAAGGCATATTTTCCAGCAAATAGGTACGATGTGCTGACCACAAACATTGCTGAGTCGCTAAACTCAATGTTGAGGGATGAAAGAGAGTACCCTATTACTGGCTTATTCACTTCCATTTCTAGGAGGTTTACTCAAATTTTCAGGCAGAGACGTGCATATATCAGCTGTTCAATCAATTTATTTGTGCCTTCAGCTGAAAAGACGCTAAGGAAAAAGATGAATGAGGGCGACTCCTTGTGTATCCATAATATAAACAGGGATGCCAACGAGTTCACCATAGTCGGCAGTGGCCTAACTACTAAAGTCAATCTACTGAACAAAACATGTACTTGTAGAGAGTATGACTTGGTGAAATTACCGTGCGCTCGTGCGATGGCATCCTTGAGATTGAAGTACGGACCTGATTATGGTTCAAGCATCTACGAGTATTCCTCGCCCATGTATAAAGTTCAGTCTTACGTTCTTGCGTTTGGTGAAACTACTAATGTAGTCCCTCCAGCGTCAGAATTGAAAGTCTTAGAGAAGTACGCAAAAATGTATATTCCTCCACCCACTTACGACCCCAAACTTGGAAGGAAGAGAGTGAAGCGTATTCCTGGCATCGCGGAATCTTTCAAGTCCAATGGAAGTAGCAAAGGGAAGAGAAACAAGTGCTCGATTTGCAATGGGGATGGTCACAAGAAAACAACTTGTCGATATTTGAGAGAGCATcccacttaa